In Alphaproteobacteria bacterium, the genomic window AAAAAAAGAGCCGATTGCTCGGCTCTTTTCGTTTCATTATTCACTGTCTTCTGCAGGAAAGACGCCAAGCTTTGACATCACTTCATCAGGGAAAAGCTCTTCGCAATCGCTGTCTTCGTCCCAGTTTGGGCCGATGAGCAGATCTTGTTCTTCTTCAAAATCAGAAAGAAGGGCGAGTAAGTCTTCAAGTTCAATCTCTTTCACTTCAAAATCTTCAGCAAAAAGATGGGCTTGCTTTGTGTAAGATTGTGACCACACAGGTAAAACGCGGAAAGGAATTTCAC contains:
- a CDS encoding DUF2750 domain-containing protein; protein product: MDIKVENSPVDQFFKDVISSKKVYVLADGEHLVLVPSNEYAYDSSDIEDIDPEALDDLDADDLEEANDEADEGEIPFRVLPVWSQSYTKQAHLFAEDFEVKEIELEDLLALLSDFEEEQDLLIGPNWDEDSDCEELFPDEVMSKLGVFPAEDSE